A region from the Anaerolineae bacterium genome encodes:
- the cobA gene encoding uroporphyrinogen-III C-methyltransferase: MKETKGKVYLIGAGPGDPGLITVKGLECIEKADVVIYDYLASSMFLQHAKKDAEIIYVGKKGGDHTLPQDKISALIVEKAKTGLIVARLKGGDPFIFGRGAEEAEELIKAGISFEVVPGVTSAIAAPAYAGIPLTHRNFTSTVAFVTGHEDPTKEESSINWAALVKGIGTIVFLMGVKNLPHITDRLAYHGMSHDMPVALVRWGTTNKQMTVTGTLDNIVERVKSAGLKSPAIIVVGEVVKLRETMQWFENRPLMGKRIVVTRAREQASELVKILSDLGAECLECPTIKVFPPADGKPLDTAIDNLSLYDWLIFTSVNGVNFFFESLFKQNRDVRAFSNLRTASIGPATAKRMFDFGLKSDIVPESYVAESIIEAFAREDIKGKRVLLPRAKEARPILPVELAKMGAIVDEVTAYRTEKVCDNVDALMAGLEQGTIDLITFTSSSTVKNFHALIPPEKFNDLMKGVTIASIGPITTDTAKALGFDVHIVAESYTIPGLCEAIKQFYNQK; this comes from the coding sequence ATGAAAGAAACTAAAGGTAAAGTATATCTGATCGGGGCGGGCCCTGGCGATCCAGGGCTTATTACAGTAAAAGGGTTGGAATGTATTGAGAAGGCAGATGTTGTAATTTATGATTATCTTGCGTCTTCGATGTTTTTACAACACGCCAAAAAGGATGCCGAAATTATCTATGTTGGCAAAAAAGGCGGGGATCATACTCTGCCTCAGGACAAAATCAGCGCCCTGATAGTGGAAAAAGCAAAAACCGGTTTGATTGTTGCCAGGCTGAAAGGCGGAGATCCCTTTATATTTGGTCGCGGCGCTGAAGAGGCGGAAGAACTGATTAAAGCCGGCATCTCCTTTGAGGTAGTGCCTGGCGTGACATCTGCAATAGCTGCTCCGGCCTACGCTGGAATTCCGCTGACCCATAGAAACTTTACCTCTACCGTTGCTTTTGTAACAGGTCATGAAGACCCGACCAAAGAAGAATCAAGCATTAACTGGGCTGCTCTTGTAAAGGGGATAGGCACTATTGTGTTTCTGATGGGGGTTAAAAACCTTCCGCATATCACAGACAGGCTTGCATATCACGGTATGAGCCATGATATGCCGGTGGCGCTGGTAAGATGGGGAACAACAAACAAACAGATGACGGTTACCGGAACGCTCGATAATATTGTTGAGCGTGTGAAATCAGCCGGCCTGAAGTCGCCTGCAATAATTGTAGTGGGCGAGGTGGTAAAATTAAGAGAGACAATGCAATGGTTTGAAAACAGACCTTTGATGGGAAAAAGAATCGTGGTGACCAGAGCTCGGGAACAGGCAAGCGAACTTGTTAAAATTCTGTCTGATCTTGGAGCGGAATGCCTGGAATGCCCCACCATAAAGGTTTTTCCTCCAGCCGACGGGAAACCGCTTGATACGGCAATAGATAACCTTTCCTTATATGACTGGCTTATTTTTACAAGCGTAAACGGCGTAAACTTCTTCTTTGAGAGTCTTTTTAAACAAAACAGGGATGTGCGGGCTTTTAGCAATCTTCGCACTGCATCCATAGGGCCTGCAACCGCGAAAAGGATGTTTGATTTTGGATTAAAAAGCGATATTGTTCCTGAAAGCTACGTGGCCGAGTCTATCATCGAGGCATTTGCACGGGAAGATATAAAAGGGAAAAGGGTTCTTCTGCCGCGAGCAAAGGAGGCACGGCCTATTCTTCCGGTAGAGCTGGCAAAAATGGGAGCCATAGTGGATGAGGTAACCGCGTATCGCACCGAAAAGGTTTGTGATAATGTTGACGCTTTGATGGCTGGGCTGGAACAGGGAACTATAGATCTTATAACATTTACAAGCTCATCTACTGTAAAAAATTTTCACGCGCTTATTCCGCCCGAGAAGTTTAATGACCTGATGAAAGGCGTAACTATCGCCAGCATAGGTCCGATAACCACTGATACCGCAAAAGCTCTGGGCTTTGATGTTCATATAGTCGCCGAATCATATACTATACCCGGACTATGCGAGGCGATTAAGCAATTCTATAATCAGAAATAA